The Streptococcus oralis DNA window TACGCGCTCCAAGTGTTGGCACATGAGGAGACTACGGTCCACAACACCGTTCAAAATGAGGTAGCGCCCCAAACCAACCAAATGGGCTTCGTCCATCCCGATATTGACCTTGCGAGTCTGCAGTTTAGATAGAGTGGCAAACATGCCATCAATCAGGTCATAAACCTTTTCTTCGCCAATAAGGAGAATGTCCTCCACATCACGGAGTTCTTGCACTTCCTTAACACCCCATTTGACAAAGGCTGACAAGTGGGCCAAGGTCTGGATGCAAGGCACAAAGGTCATGTCAAACTGCTGAGCGTAGGCTTCGATTTCCTGCAACTCCTCAGCCGAGTAGGCACCACGGAAATAGCCAAAGTAAGGCTGTCCCTCAATCTGGTAGGTGTCTTCCATGTAAAGCTCAAATGTTGAGTAGCCCATGAGAGCCAAGACCTCAATCATCTGTTTGGCAGAAGCGACATTGAGCACTGCATTTCGTGAACAGTCTGCCATGTAGGCCAACTCTTCGTAAGCAGCTTCTTCTTCAATCTCTACCTTATCCCCTTCTACTAGAGCTGTTGCCAATAAGGACAAGGCGCGGTATAGTTGGTGAGGTTTGTCATAAGTCAGGTGATACTGTCCACCCTCACCCTTGAGAGAGATAGATGCTTGGTCAGACTGAGTGACTGCAACTTCAACATCTGGTAAAGAGATACGCTTTGTCAGCAAGTCGATTGCCTGAGCTTGTTTGGAACTAAGTCCTGTAAATGTTACCATTGGTTTTCCTCCTGCAGCCAGTTGACAAGGGCACCGTAAAGATTGGCATCTGCATTATAGGTGCAAGCCTGGATAACTGGTGCGACCGTGTATTCTTCGTAGGTCTCGACAAAGTTATCGACAGCCTTCTTGACACCTTGGATGAAGTCTGGGTTCTGACTGATAGAGCCTCCCAGACTAATGACATCTGGGTCGATGAGATACTGAATATTGAGCAAGCCTTGCGCCAGATTACGGTTCATGCGCTCAATAGCTTCTTGGCAAAGGGCATTTCCTGTTGCAGCTTCTTGGTAAATCTTGCGACCATCCCAGTCAGTCTGACCAGATTTTTCAATCACATACCGTACCATGTTGCCAGTTGATGCTAGTTGCGACCAGTTGTTGAGTTTTTCAGCTGGTGCAATAGTTGTCATGTAGCCAAACTCTCCCCCCAAGCCATGACGACCTCGGTGAAGCTTGCCATTGATAATCATGCCCCCACCAATCCCTGTCCCAATAACGACACAGGCTGCATTTTCAATCTCTGGGTGAGCCAGCAGTTCACTTAGTCCAACACAGTTGGCATCATTTTCTAGATGGACAGGTAGCTGATGATGAGCAAGGGCCTCATACCAAGAAAAGCCATGGATGTAAGGTACGGCACTGATTCCCTCAATCACACCTGTTTCTTGATTGACCGCGCCTGGAACACTCATAGCAATACCGTTATAATCTTTCTCCGACAGACGTTGGTCTAGCCAAGCTAGTAAATGCTCCAAACTTTCTGGCGTCGGAGTACTTGTCTTATCTAGTATTTTTCCATCAGGAGTCAGACTGGCAAACTTAATCCCAGTCCCTCCGATATCAATGGTTGCAATGGTCATTGTTCTTTACCGTAAAAAGGGGCGAATCAGTAGTTTATCCTTACTCTTTCGCCCCTCCTTTCTATCTCATAGTATTTTTTAAAACTGTTAAATGTCTTCTTTTTTGATCAATTCTGTGCGAATTTCTTGTGGCGCTAAGAGTCCTGAATGAACGGGGTATGGTCGCTCAAGCAAGTCCAAAATGGTTTGTTGGTG harbors:
- a CDS encoding ROK family protein — encoded protein: MTIATIDIGGTGIKFASLTPDGKILDKTSTPTPESLEHLLAWLDQRLSEKDYNGIAMSVPGAVNQETGVIEGISAVPYIHGFSWYEALAHHQLPVHLENDANCVGLSELLAHPEIENAACVVIGTGIGGGMIINGKLHRGRHGLGGEFGYMTTIAPAEKLNNWSQLASTGNMVRYVIEKSGQTDWDGRKIYQEAATGNALCQEAIERMNRNLAQGLLNIQYLIDPDVISLGGSISQNPDFIQGVKKAVDNFVETYEEYTVAPVIQACTYNADANLYGALVNWLQEENQW